The Dehalogenimonas sp. 4OHTPN genome window below encodes:
- a CDS encoding epoxyqueuosine reductase QueH, which translates to MPSLLVHCCCVHCSAYSLKFWRQQGFQVTAFWYNPNIHPYAEHQLRLEAIKTLLSSTGIPVVMSPSYDTDRYFNTSGTESRCERCYQMRLEATATCAQENGYDGFTSSLLISPKQQHDRLACIGIEAADRHKVRFYYADLRKRYSDSRILTKAQALYRQQYCGCAHSKHQQNGGQTAN; encoded by the coding sequence TTGCCAAGTCTTCTCGTCCATTGCTGTTGCGTCCATTGTTCCGCCTACAGCCTTAAATTCTGGCGTCAGCAAGGCTTTCAAGTGACTGCCTTCTGGTATAATCCCAATATTCATCCCTACGCCGAGCATCAGCTAAGGCTGGAGGCCATTAAGACTCTCCTAAGCAGCACTGGTATTCCCGTTGTGATGTCACCAAGTTACGACACCGACCGCTACTTTAATACCAGCGGAACTGAAAGCAGATGCGAAAGGTGCTACCAGATGCGTTTGGAAGCTACCGCGACTTGTGCCCAGGAGAATGGCTACGATGGTTTCACCAGCAGTCTGCTTATCAGTCCAAAGCAGCAGCACGATCGGTTAGCGTGTATTGGTATCGAAGCTGCTGACCGACACAAGGTCAGATTCTATTACGCCGACCTCCGCAAGCGGTATTCTGACAGCCGCATCCTTACCAAAGCACAGGCACTTTACCGGCAACAGTACTGCGGCTGCGCTCACAGCAAACATCAGCAAAACGGTGGACAAACTGCTAATTAA
- a CDS encoding CoB--CoM heterodisulfide reductase iron-sulfur subunit B family protein translates to MKYAYYNSCSLRATGKEYSHSVRRVFGLLGLELQEPKNWVCCGSTLAHNASVLLADTLPLKNLAEIQKMGLNEVVVPCTACYNRFKVAQAEDKSDLRLKHEIENIIGHKFEQPVAVTHPLEMLSTDENLAKLRSLVKRDLSHMKVVSYYGCLLVRPHKETGFRDNPEYPVTMDKILGAVGIKTLDWSHKVECCGGSLSITRPDAVLKLTSRILDDARAVGAAAVSVPCTFCQLNLDLRQEDLKVQGKTYNLPIFYFTELIALALGVPEKELMLNKHFVEGEKLLVKA, encoded by the coding sequence TTGAAATACGCCTATTACAACAGTTGCTCGCTCCGGGCCACCGGCAAAGAATACTCTCATTCCGTACGCCGGGTTTTTGGCCTTCTTGGTCTTGAACTCCAGGAACCCAAGAACTGGGTCTGCTGCGGCTCAACTCTGGCTCACAACGCTTCGGTGCTGTTGGCCGACACTCTGCCATTAAAGAATTTGGCCGAGATCCAGAAGATGGGTCTGAACGAAGTGGTGGTGCCCTGCACCGCCTGCTACAACCGGTTCAAGGTAGCCCAGGCCGAAGATAAAAGTGACCTGCGTCTAAAACACGAGATCGAAAACATCATCGGCCACAAATTCGAACAGCCTGTTGCGGTGACCCACCCGCTAGAGATGCTCTCCACCGACGAGAACCTGGCGAAACTCAGAAGCCTAGTGAAACGTGATCTGTCTCATATGAAGGTCGTTTCCTATTACGGCTGCCTGCTGGTGCGTCCACACAAGGAGACCGGATTCCGCGACAACCCGGAGTACCCTGTGACGATGGATAAGATACTGGGCGCCGTCGGCATCAAGACGCTAGACTGGTCGCACAAGGTGGAATGCTGCGGCGGATCGCTGTCCATCACCCGGCCTGATGCGGTACTGAAGTTGACTTCCAGAATTCTCGATGACGCCAGGGCTGTCGGTGCCGCGGCTGTCTCCGTGCCCTGCACCTTCTGCCAGTTGAACCTGGACCTTCGCCAGGAAGACCTGAAGGTCCAGGGTAAGACCTACAATCTGCCGATATTCTATTTTACCGAACTCATCGCTTTAGCCTTGGGCGTACCGGAGAAGGAACTCATGCTCAATAAGCATTTCGTCGAAGGCGAAAAACTGCTGGTGAAAGCTTAA
- a CDS encoding tautomerase family protein, producing the protein MPVVIVEMHEGRTVAQKKQLSEGITREFEKIGTAPEKVTIIFRDVPKYNWSTGGRLAAETLAKPL; encoded by the coding sequence ATGCCGGTAGTCATCGTCGAGATGCACGAGGGGCGCACAGTAGCCCAGAAAAAACAGCTTTCTGAGGGTATCACCCGCGAATTTGAGAAAATCGGCACTGCCCCGGAGAAAGTTACGATTATCTTTCGTGATGTTCCTAAATACAACTGGTCGACCGGAGGGCGATTGGCGGCGGAGACTCTGGCAAAACCTCTTTAA
- the rpoC gene encoding DNA-directed RNA polymerase subunit beta': MNEVIDFDAIRISLASPEQIRSWSYGEVTKPETINYRTLKPERDGLFCERIFGPTKDFECSCGKYKRIRYKGIICDKCGVEVARAKVRRERMGHIELACAVGHIWFTRGIPSRIGLLLDLSTRSLERIVYFSHYAITSVNETARSQAITGLEKGRNIELDDRQAELESRVATLESSGADIQEINTLRRDFETERAESEEQTLNLVDQLTGLRRGNLLTESQYYDLKTRYPDVFEAKMGAEAILDLLRTIDLGQMRNHLIQETRSSSGQRRKKASKQLQLVEAFRRSGNKPEWMVLTVLPVLPPDLRPMVQLDGGRFATSDLNDLYRRVINRNNRLQHLLEIGAPEIIIRNEKRMLQEAVDSLIDNGRRGRSIAVSGDHKAKSISDLLRGKQGRFRQNLLGKRVDYSGRSVIVVGPTLQLHQCGLPRRMALELFKPFVMHRLVTDGLAPNIKSARRLVERARPEVYDILEDVVRDRPVMLNRAPTLHRLSIQAFEPVLIDGSAIQIHPLVCSAFNADFDGDQMAVHLPLSKAAVKEAREAMLSIHNMLLPSSGDPVVTPSLDMVFGCYYLTTVRSGLKGEGKRFGNFDEVQRYLELGLIDLRAEISVRTSEGETLKTSAGRIIFNRALPAGLPFFNKPVDKSTIRKLIGEFKKIVSDQEMALALDRIKQLGFKYATRSGITIAMSDVAVPGAKAGILSAAEHETTTIEHQYAQGLITDDERYQGVIEIWMKATEDVTSAIQKGLDTTGNVYMMATSGAKGNISQIRQMAGMRGLMTNPSGRIIDFPIKSSLREGLSAIEYFISTHGARKGLADTALRTSGSGYLTRRLIDVTQDLIIFEDDCGTMDGLWIEEPKEKGILPPLAERISGRLAAMPVAHPQTGEILVERNGEIDDAKAREISAAGVTSVYVRSPLSCGSRRGICQKCYWRDLGRGHAVEHYTAVGIVAAQSIGEPGTQLTLRTFHTGGVVGMDITTGLPRVEELFEARPPKAQAIISEIDGIAQVKESEEGRTVQVIARETYQDEYDLPEGWNIEVTEGQPVDMGSVLATAPDAAKKSTHLTAGGSVLVARVGGRVGIESNRLVIKYEDVDERHYQVPAASHIAIKDGDSVKAGQKLTDGSVNPQDILAVLGKEAVQRYIVEEVQKVYFSQGVHINDKHIEVIVRQMMNRVRIDSSGDTELVPGELVDRYRYEDKNANILAEGGEPATAHTVLLGITRASLSTESWLAAASFQETTRVLTDAAIHGKKDNLSGLKENVIIGKLIPAQCKSCRDATADKAAELEAAKLVQLEQPVI; this comes from the coding sequence ATGAATGAAGTCATTGATTTTGACGCCATTCGAATCTCGCTTGCCTCACCGGAGCAGATCCGGAGCTGGTCGTATGGTGAAGTCACTAAACCGGAGACTATCAATTACCGGACATTGAAGCCTGAACGAGACGGCTTGTTTTGCGAACGTATTTTTGGTCCTACAAAAGACTTCGAATGCTCCTGCGGCAAGTATAAGCGCATCCGGTACAAGGGCATCATCTGCGATAAATGCGGCGTGGAGGTTGCCAGGGCTAAGGTCAGGCGCGAACGGATGGGGCATATTGAGCTCGCCTGCGCCGTTGGCCACATATGGTTCACAAGAGGTATTCCTTCACGAATTGGGTTGCTTCTAGATCTTTCAACCCGCAGTCTCGAGCGGATAGTATATTTCTCCCATTACGCGATTACTTCCGTCAATGAAACTGCCCGATCTCAGGCAATAACCGGTCTTGAGAAAGGCCGCAATATTGAACTCGACGATCGTCAAGCAGAGCTTGAAAGTAGAGTTGCCACGCTCGAATCTTCCGGAGCCGACATTCAAGAAATAAATACCCTCAGGCGAGATTTCGAGACCGAACGAGCAGAATCAGAAGAACAAACACTCAACCTGGTAGATCAACTAACCGGGTTGAGGCGAGGCAACCTTTTAACCGAAAGTCAGTACTATGATCTGAAAACACGGTACCCCGACGTTTTTGAAGCCAAGATGGGTGCCGAAGCCATACTTGACCTGTTAAGAACTATTGACCTGGGCCAAATGCGTAACCACCTCATCCAGGAGACTCGTTCAAGTTCCGGGCAGCGGCGCAAGAAAGCCTCCAAACAGCTTCAGCTGGTTGAAGCGTTCCGCCGCTCCGGCAATAAACCTGAGTGGATGGTTTTGACGGTATTACCGGTGCTGCCGCCTGATCTCCGTCCCATGGTTCAACTTGACGGCGGGCGTTTCGCGACCTCTGACCTGAATGATCTATATCGTCGGGTCATCAACCGCAACAATCGGTTGCAGCATCTCCTGGAGATTGGTGCGCCAGAGATCATCATTCGTAACGAAAAACGTATGCTGCAGGAGGCGGTAGATTCTCTCATAGACAACGGCCGCCGAGGCCGCAGTATCGCCGTTTCAGGCGATCATAAAGCCAAGTCAATTTCCGACCTGCTGCGTGGCAAACAGGGACGCTTCCGCCAGAATCTGTTAGGCAAGCGTGTTGATTACTCCGGGCGTTCTGTAATAGTTGTCGGACCTACCCTTCAGTTGCACCAGTGCGGATTGCCCAGAAGGATGGCTCTGGAGCTGTTCAAACCTTTCGTCATGCATAGATTGGTGACCGATGGTTTAGCTCCGAATATTAAAAGCGCCCGCCGGCTGGTAGAACGGGCTCGACCTGAGGTATACGATATTCTTGAGGATGTTGTTAGAGACCGGCCGGTGATGCTCAATCGCGCACCCACTCTGCACCGATTGTCCATACAGGCCTTTGAACCAGTGCTGATCGACGGTTCAGCGATACAAATCCACCCACTCGTTTGCTCAGCTTTTAATGCCGATTTCGACGGCGACCAAATGGCGGTACACCTTCCGCTTTCTAAAGCAGCCGTGAAGGAAGCGCGCGAAGCCATGCTTTCTATCCATAACATGCTGCTGCCTTCTTCTGGGGATCCAGTAGTAACACCCAGCCTGGATATGGTTTTCGGTTGTTACTATTTGACGACAGTACGCTCCGGTTTGAAAGGCGAAGGCAAGCGTTTCGGCAATTTCGATGAAGTACAGCGCTATCTTGAATTAGGACTGATCGACCTTCGTGCGGAGATCAGCGTTCGGACTTCTGAAGGGGAGACACTTAAGACCTCGGCCGGACGCATTATTTTCAATCGAGCCTTGCCTGCAGGACTTCCTTTCTTCAATAAACCAGTTGATAAATCTACGATCCGAAAACTTATCGGCGAATTCAAGAAAATTGTCAGCGACCAAGAGATGGCACTGGCTTTAGATCGTATCAAACAGCTCGGCTTCAAGTATGCAACCAGAAGCGGTATCACCATCGCGATGAGTGACGTTGCAGTACCCGGAGCAAAAGCTGGCATTCTTTCAGCCGCCGAACACGAGACAACAACCATCGAGCATCAATACGCCCAAGGGCTAATCACCGATGATGAGCGCTATCAAGGCGTCATCGAAATCTGGATGAAAGCTACTGAAGACGTAACCTCCGCCATCCAGAAAGGGCTTGACACGACCGGGAACGTTTATATGATGGCCACCTCAGGCGCCAAAGGTAACATCTCCCAGATTCGTCAGATGGCTGGTATGCGCGGCTTAATGACCAACCCTTCCGGGCGAATTATAGACTTCCCCATCAAGTCTTCACTGCGGGAAGGATTGTCGGCCATTGAATACTTTATCTCCACTCATGGCGCCCGAAAAGGTTTGGCCGATACCGCTCTTCGTACCTCCGGTTCAGGTTACCTTACCCGGCGTTTGATAGATGTTACTCAAGACCTTATTATCTTCGAAGACGACTGCGGGACCATGGACGGGTTATGGATTGAAGAACCCAAAGAAAAGGGCATATTGCCGCCTCTGGCGGAACGTATTTCCGGGCGTTTAGCCGCGATGCCGGTAGCCCACCCGCAAACAGGCGAAATCCTGGTCGAGCGCAATGGTGAAATCGATGACGCCAAGGCCAGGGAAATCTCTGCCGCCGGGGTTACTTCAGTATATGTTAGATCGCCTTTGTCTTGCGGCTCCAGGCGAGGCATCTGCCAGAAGTGTTATTGGCGAGACCTCGGCCGCGGTCATGCCGTTGAGCACTATACCGCTGTCGGTATCGTTGCTGCTCAGAGTATCGGCGAGCCCGGTACCCAGCTCACTCTGCGGACATTCCACACCGGCGGCGTGGTCGGTATGGATATTACTACCGGCTTGCCGCGCGTTGAAGAACTTTTTGAAGCCCGACCGCCTAAAGCCCAAGCTATCATTTCGGAGATAGATGGCATCGCTCAGGTAAAGGAATCTGAAGAGGGCAGAACAGTACAGGTTATCGCTCGGGAAACCTATCAGGACGAATATGATCTGCCCGAAGGATGGAATATCGAGGTAACAGAAGGGCAGCCAGTTGACATGGGGAGTGTCCTGGCCACCGCTCCCGACGCCGCTAAGAAATCAACGCATCTAACCGCCGGAGGATCTGTTCTCGTTGCCCGTGTCGGCGGACGCGTCGGTATCGAGAGCAATCGACTAGTGATTAAGTACGAAGATGTTGACGAACGCCATTACCAGGTCCCGGCTGCCTCCCATATCGCCATCAAAGACGGGGATTCGGTCAAGGCCGGGCAGAAACTAACTGATGGATCGGTGAATCCCCAGGACATCCTGGCGGTACTCGGGAAAGAGGCCGTTCAACGTTATATAGTTGAAGAAGTACAGAAAGTGTACTTTTCCCAGGGTGTTCATATTAACGACAAGCACATCGAAGTAATCGTCCGACAGATGATGAATAGGGTGCGAATCGATTCCTCTGGTGATACGGAACTCGTTCCGGGTGAGTTGGTTGACAGGTATCGTTATGAAGACAAAAATGCCAATATCTTGGCCGAGGGTGGTGAACCGGCAACGGCACACACGGTGCTACTGGGCATCACTAGAGCTTCCCTGTCAACCGAATCATGGCTGGCTGCCGCTTCCTTTCAGGAGACGACACGAGTGTTAACCGATGCGGCGATCCATGGAAAGAAAGATAATCTGTCCGGCCTTAAAGAGAACGTGATCATTGGCAAACTGATTCCGGCACAGTGTAAGTCATGCCGTGACGCCACCGCGGATAAAGCCGCCGAGTTAGAGGCTGCCAAATTGGTGCAACTAGAACAGCCAGTCATCTAA
- a CDS encoding class I SAM-dependent methyltransferase produces the protein MSNSINSPTFDKIAAGWYGSRHHTIFKTELDELASRWQGGRLINIGCGHGADFLPFRDIFELFGIDESPEMLKFAAKYKKKYNFIAELKQADMRAIPYPEAYFDNAIAVASLHHIEGREEQLRALREMHRVMKPKAEAFITVWNACQPRFWLRRRDTYIPWRSGAEITQRFYHLFTYGEMEKLVRSAGFIIIKSVPEARYGLPVKHFSRNICLIIKRAD, from the coding sequence ATGTCAAATAGCATTAATTCCCCTACCTTCGATAAAATAGCCGCCGGCTGGTACGGTTCCCGTCACCATACAATTTTTAAAACCGAACTCGATGAACTGGCCAGTCGCTGGCAGGGTGGCCGGCTTATCAATATTGGCTGCGGCCACGGCGCCGATTTCCTGCCCTTCAGAGATATATTCGAGTTATTTGGTATCGATGAATCACCTGAAATGCTGAAATTTGCCGCAAAATATAAAAAAAAATATAACTTCATCGCGGAGTTAAAACAGGCTGATATGCGGGCTATACCCTATCCCGAAGCTTACTTCGATAACGCTATCGCCGTTGCCAGTCTGCATCACATCGAAGGAAGAGAGGAGCAGTTGAGGGCACTCAGGGAGATGCACCGGGTCATGAAGCCGAAAGCTGAGGCCTTTATCACGGTTTGGAACGCTTGTCAGCCACGTTTTTGGCTACGGCGGCGAGACACTTATATTCCCTGGAGGTCAGGCGCTGAAATTACCCAACGCTTCTACCACCTGTTCACCTACGGTGAGATGGAGAAGCTAGTGAGATCAGCCGGGTTCATCATTATCAAATCAGTACCGGAGGCCCGTTATGGGCTGCCGGTTAAACATTTCTCTCGCAATATTTGTCTCATAATCAAACGTGCTGATTGA
- a CDS encoding tRNA uridine(34) 5-carboxymethylaminomethyl modification radical SAM/GNAT enzyme Elp3, with protein MKKLTRTISGVTPVAVMSRPAPCPGQCVYCPDFKNTPRSYTPHSPAVIRAATCGYDAAEQVKLRLHILSKMEHPTDKIELIVMGGTFLATPAGYQESFIKDCFDALNSTISETLEQAQQINETASHRAVGLCIETRPDICGEEEIARMVGWGVTRVELGVQTLDDDVYRIVNRGHTAADVASATARLRRSGLKVHYHWMPGLPGSTPGNDLALTRELFDNPAYRPDGLKIYPTMVVDNTELQRWHLDGRYTPYPDEVMTDLIAEMKRLVPPYVRISRVLRDIPAEYITGGLKNSLRDGVQQRLSEQGASCLCIRCRELGHRQRRSLKSGLPSQRRLDYEASGGREIFLSFEDDNGTLYGLLRLRIQQGGPALFDGIGTSAMIRELHVYGQELEIGKRDYASAQHRGFGRELVREAERIARDEFNSPVIIVLSGVGARAYYRDQGYGLESGYMVKLLKPLVTGVSIDKRVNLS; from the coding sequence ATGAAAAAGCTGACCCGAACAATTTCCGGAGTGACACCGGTGGCCGTCATGAGCAGACCAGCGCCCTGTCCCGGCCAATGCGTTTACTGCCCGGACTTCAAAAATACCCCCCGCAGCTATACACCTCATTCCCCGGCGGTGATTCGGGCGGCCACCTGCGGTTACGACGCGGCTGAGCAGGTCAAACTCCGACTCCACATCCTATCTAAAATGGAACATCCGACGGATAAGATCGAGCTTATTGTCATGGGCGGCACTTTCCTGGCGACTCCGGCCGGATACCAGGAATCTTTTATCAAAGACTGTTTCGACGCGCTCAACAGCACCATAAGCGAAACGCTAGAACAAGCCCAGCAAATAAATGAGACGGCATCCCACCGAGCCGTAGGCCTCTGCATCGAGACCCGGCCGGATATTTGCGGTGAGGAAGAGATTGCCCGCATGGTCGGCTGGGGCGTTACCAGGGTGGAACTGGGCGTTCAAACGCTCGACGACGATGTTTACCGTATAGTCAATAGAGGCCACACCGCCGCTGATGTCGCCTCGGCCACCGCCAGGCTGCGGCGGTCCGGGCTCAAGGTCCACTACCACTGGATGCCGGGACTGCCGGGATCGACACCGGGAAACGACCTCGCGTTGACGCGCGAACTCTTCGACAATCCGGCCTATCGACCGGACGGGCTGAAGATCTATCCGACGATGGTGGTCGACAACACCGAACTCCAGCGCTGGCACCTCGACGGCCGTTACACGCCGTACCCCGATGAGGTGATGACTGACCTGATCGCCGAAATGAAAAGACTGGTGCCGCCATATGTCCGCATCTCACGCGTACTACGGGACATCCCGGCTGAATACATCACCGGCGGCCTGAAAAATTCGCTTCGGGACGGGGTGCAGCAGCGCCTCTCCGAACAGGGCGCCTCATGCCTCTGCATCCGCTGTCGGGAGTTGGGCCATCGTCAACGCCGCTCGTTGAAATCGGGGCTGCCTTCGCAGCGTCGACTGGATTACGAGGCATCCGGTGGCCGAGAGATATTCTTGTCCTTTGAAGACGACAACGGCACCCTCTATGGCCTGCTGCGGTTGAGGATTCAGCAGGGCGGGCCTGCCTTGTTCGATGGCATTGGCACCTCTGCTATGATCCGAGAGTTGCATGTCTACGGTCAAGAACTCGAGATAGGTAAACGCGATTATGCCTCAGCCCAGCACCGGGGATTCGGCCGGGAGCTGGTACGGGAGGCGGAACGGATCGCCCGCGACGAATTTAACTCTCCGGTTATCATCGTATTGTCCGGCGTTGGCGCCCGCGCTTATTACCGCGACCAAGGGTACGGGCTCGAATCTGGCTACATGGTCAAGCTTCTTAAACCGCTAGTAACCGGTGTTTCAATTGACAAAAGGGTTAACTTGAGCTAG
- the ruvB gene encoding Holliday junction branch migration DNA helicase RuvB, with the protein MMPERIVSTKSGADEPKLDISLRPRRLEEFIGQGKIKDNLAVTIAAACARKESLDHMLLYGPPGLGKTTLAYIIAHAMEVNIRITSGPAIERPGDLAAILTGLQPHDVLFIDEIHRLGRTVEEILYPAMEDFALDIVIGKGPGAKSLRLKLPPFTLIGATTRYAMLSSPLRDRFGAVYRLNFYNDGDIEAVLRRSASILGVEASSDGLKEIACRARGTPRVANRLLKRVRDYAQVRGRGIIDHDIAVTALGRLEVDAAGLDNIDHQLLKAIIEKFSGGPVGLETLAAAISEDADTIMDIYEPYLMQLGFLERTPRGRVATPRAYDHLNLKSPKSRPTLEPESPPQGSLL; encoded by the coding sequence TTGATGCCTGAACGGATTGTTTCAACCAAATCCGGAGCCGATGAACCAAAGCTAGATATCAGCCTCAGGCCCAGGCGGCTAGAGGAGTTCATCGGTCAGGGTAAGATAAAAGACAACCTGGCAGTAACCATTGCCGCTGCCTGTGCCCGAAAAGAATCATTAGACCATATGCTCTTGTATGGTCCGCCGGGTTTGGGTAAGACAACACTGGCTTATATTATTGCCCATGCGATGGAAGTTAATATCCGCATTACCTCAGGTCCAGCTATCGAGCGCCCGGGCGACCTGGCGGCGATACTCACCGGACTTCAACCTCACGATGTCTTGTTCATTGACGAGATCCACCGGCTTGGCCGGACCGTAGAAGAGATACTCTACCCCGCCATGGAAGACTTCGCGCTTGACATCGTCATTGGCAAAGGTCCAGGCGCTAAAAGTCTGCGTTTGAAACTGCCACCCTTTACTCTCATCGGAGCGACGACGCGCTACGCCATGTTATCCTCACCGCTTCGCGACCGTTTCGGCGCCGTATACCGCCTCAACTTTTACAACGATGGCGACATCGAGGCTGTATTACGGCGGTCGGCGTCTATCCTCGGCGTAGAGGCATCAAGCGACGGGCTTAAAGAGATCGCTTGCCGAGCCCGCGGCACACCGCGAGTCGCCAACCGCTTATTAAAAAGGGTTCGTGACTATGCCCAGGTGCGCGGCCGAGGTATTATTGACCATGACATCGCGGTGACGGCTCTTGGACGACTCGAGGTCGACGCTGCTGGCCTCGACAATATTGATCATCAACTGCTAAAAGCGATTATAGAAAAATTTTCCGGTGGACCGGTCGGCCTCGAGACATTGGCGGCAGCTATCTCTGAAGATGCAGACACTATCATGGATATATATGAGCCTTACTTGATGCAACTCGGCTTTCTGGAACGCACCCCCCGCGGCCGAGTCGCCACACCCCGCGCATACGACCATCTCAACCTGAAATCCCCCAAATCGCGTCCGACTTTGGAACCCGAATCACCACCACAAGGTTCGTTGTTGTGA
- the rimI gene encoding ribosomal protein S18-alanine N-acetyltransferase has product MLYKVRPMSRDDVTQVTAIDREAFPTMWPPINYHRELENQMAFYIVAVYSPPQGNGTMVFPPDPKPFNWLKNKLSRHDVTGPVETIAGFAGFWMMAGEAHIISLAVKKEHRRRGLGNLLLVNVVIEAIQRDAEIVTLEVRTSNFEAQNLYFKHGFISKGVRRAYYTDNREDALIMTLDNVNSQDCSQRFDSARRALETVF; this is encoded by the coding sequence ATGCTTTACAAAGTGCGGCCGATGAGTCGCGATGATGTAACTCAAGTAACGGCAATCGACCGGGAAGCCTTCCCGACAATGTGGCCTCCTATAAACTACCACCGCGAACTTGAAAACCAGATGGCTTTTTATATAGTTGCCGTATATTCGCCACCACAAGGAAATGGGACCATGGTGTTTCCCCCGGATCCAAAGCCATTTAACTGGCTTAAGAATAAGCTTTCTAGGCACGATGTTACCGGTCCCGTCGAAACGATTGCCGGGTTCGCTGGTTTCTGGATGATGGCCGGCGAAGCCCATATCATAAGTCTGGCAGTAAAAAAGGAACACCGTCGGAGAGGCCTTGGGAACCTATTACTGGTTAATGTCGTTATTGAAGCGATTCAAAGAGATGCGGAGATTGTCACCCTAGAAGTCAGGACATCGAACTTTGAAGCCCAAAACCTCTATTTCAAACATGGTTTCATCAGCAAGGGCGTACGTCGGGCTTATTATACCGATAATCGCGAGGATGCTTTGATAATGACCCTTGACAATGTTAATTCGCAAGACTGCAGCCAACGGTTTGATTCAGCCAGGAGGGCGTTGGAGACGGTTTTTTAA
- a CDS encoding 4Fe-4S dicluster domain-containing protein: MTEMQAVAEYELVPGHISEFASGIKALHGVDVNLCYQCRKCTSGCPLAEFMDMTPTQVIHAVRLGLKDLVLNTNTYWLCVACGTCTARCPQETGLLKVMDALANVAIKEGVPPREPAISEFYKAGLSIIKNFGMMYEAGVAGLLSLKTGNIGRDAGMGLRMLKKGKLDVMPHFQNSREMKKLFKKVAKKEQELARS, encoded by the coding sequence ATGACTGAAATGCAGGCCGTTGCTGAATACGAACTAGTCCCGGGACACATCAGTGAGTTCGCCTCCGGAATCAAAGCCCTCCACGGCGTAGACGTCAACCTGTGCTACCAGTGCCGTAAGTGTACCTCCGGCTGCCCGCTGGCCGAATTCATGGACATGACACCCACCCAGGTCATCCATGCCGTCCGCCTCGGCCTAAAAGACCTGGTGCTCAATACCAACACCTACTGGCTGTGTGTTGCCTGCGGCACCTGCACCGCCCGCTGCCCCCAGGAGACCGGCTTACTCAAGGTCATGGACGCATTGGCGAACGTGGCTATTAAGGAAGGCGTGCCCCCCAGGGAACCGGCAATCTCCGAGTTCTATAAGGCAGGCCTTTCGATCATCAAGAATTTTGGCATGATGTATGAGGCAGGGGTCGCTGGCCTGCTCAGTCTTAAGACCGGCAACATAGGCCGAGATGCCGGCATGGGTCTCCGAATGTTGAAGAAGGGCAAGTTGGACGTCATGCCCCATTTCCAAAACTCTCGAGAAATGAAAAAACTGTTCAAGAAGGTAGCCAAGAAAGAACAGGAGTTAGCCCGGTCTTGA